A window of Verrucomicrobiota bacterium genomic DNA:
TAAATCATATAGCCCAAGGTTGCGAAGCCCGGAGCGAGTTCCCTTGGGGTATCCGTGAACCATTCTATCAACCTCGTCGGGGTTGGATCAATCCCCAGAGATGGGGTTCATCAAATGCAATTTGATAACGGCGTAAGAATTCCCGAAACTCGGTCCGAAAGGAAATTTTCCGGTGGTGTTCCTCTTATCCGGTAATGTAATCCCGGAGGGCCGGAACACGCTCCTTGATCTCTTAAAACCCTCCGCGTTTCCAAATCGCTAAAAGGAGGCGCAAGGCGAGAATCACGCCAAATATTATCCCGAGGATACCGGGCAAGGAAACATCATTCCAGATCGGGGGAACCTTCGCTAAAACGACTATGGCGCTGCAAATGAGAACCGCTGATGTGACAATAGTAATGGCGAGGCGGTTGGCGATGGTGTCGAGGGTTTTGCGGAGGGGTTCGAATCCTTCAGGATCGATCGAATGACGCATGGGGATAAAGAAGTCGCCCTTTTTGACTTTGCTGAGCAAATTGCGTAATTCGAGCGGCCACTCTTTAATGATATCCATGACATCCATACTTCCCCACCAAAGGCCTTTAAGCAGTTTCTCGATGTCGAATTTCGCTTTGATGACACTCAAGGCATAAGGTTTGCCGAGGTTGATATAATTCAGCTCGGGACACATGAGTCGTGCGATGGCCTCGACCTGGGTCAGGGCTTTGATCCCTATGTAGAAATCCTTTTTCATGCGCAGTTTATGCAAACGCAGAATGCCCAGCAATTGATTCATCGTTGATTCAAGATTGATTTCATTGAGTGGTTTGTCGAGGTAACGCTCGGTATACGCTGAGAGGTCACTCTCCAAAGCGGTGACATCCTGGACATGTCCCTCGATCGAGTTACCCAAAAGCGATTGGGCTAAGCGGCGACAATCCTTATTAGCCATGCCCATGATCGCCATGGCGACATTTTCCCTGAAAGCCGGGGTCATACGCCCCATCATCCCGAAATCATAAAGCGCGAGGACCCCGTTATCTAAGACCGCCATATTCCCGGGATGCGGATCCCCGTGGAAAAATCCGAATTCAAAAATCATCTGAAAAACCATCTTGGTCATGTTTTCCGCGAGTTTATCCGTGTCGATCCCCTTCTCTTGGAGTTTGGCGGGTTCATCCACCGGCAATCCCTTGAGATACTCCATGGTCAGAATCTCATCCGAACAAGCTTCATCATAGACCGTAGGCACTTTGATAAAATGGTTATCGCTAAATTGCTCCGCAAATTGTTTCATGCTGGCGGCTTCGAAAGTGAAATTCACCTCTTCCTGAAGGTGTTTGGCCACCTCGTCGATGACGCCGACGGGGTTATAGATGGCTAGCTCCGGGATATGTTTCTCCGCAAATTGCGCAATATGATGGAGGATGACGATATCGCCCTC
This region includes:
- a CDS encoding AarF/ABC1/UbiB kinase family protein is translated as MAFEDIKTAYDIASHLPRYHEIFHILVKHGFWELLNLVKLKTVIRISDSATEKAQGASAIVPVPVRLRMALEELGPTFVKFGQILTSRRDFLPDEYYNELRKLQSQVKPFDTKIAHDAIERSLGRKVSEIYSEFDEVPVASASIAQVHYAVLRSNGKKVAIKVRRPNIIKTIEGDIVILHHIAQFAEKHIPELAIYNPVGVIDEVAKHLQEEVNFTFEAASMKQFAEQFSDNHFIKVPTVYDEACSDEILTMEYLKGLPVDEPAKLQEKGIDTDKLAENMTKMVFQMIFEFGFFHGDPHPGNMAVLDNGVLALYDFGMMGRMTPAFRENVAMAIMGMANKDCRRLAQSLLGNSIEGHVQDVTALESDLSAYTERYLDKPLNEINLESTMNQLLGILRLHKLRMKKDFYIGIKALTQVEAIARLMCPELNYINLGKPYALSVIKAKFDIEKLLKGLWWGSMDVMDIIKEWPLELRNLLSKVKKGDFFIPMRHSIDPEGFEPLRKTLDTIANRLAITIVTSAVLICSAIVVLAKVPPIWNDVSLPGILGIIFGVILALRLLLAIWKRGGF